In Bacteroidia bacterium, one genomic interval encodes:
- a CDS encoding 2-oxoacid:ferredoxin oxidoreductase subunit beta, whose translation MEATATTPTPLFTSKDLVTDQDIRWCPGCGDYSILKQVQTVIPELGLPREQIVFISGIGCSSRFPYYMETYGMHSIHGRATAIASGLKAARKDLSVWIVTGDGDSMSIGGNHFIHLLRRNFNVNVLLFNNQIYGLTKGQYSPTSEAGKVTKSTPFGSIDHPFNPAALAMGADGTFVARSMDRDPVHLKEMLRQAAMHKGTSFLEIYQNCNVFNDGAFEVFTEKASKKQEALFVEHGKPLVFGQNGELGIKLDGFKPVIVNHAEKGISTNDLWIHDMYDRVKSGILARFFDNPANEGHFPRPFGIFYREERSCYEDDLLQQVEAVISSKGKGDLNKLLRGNEVWEIQ comes from the coding sequence ATGGAAGCAACTGCAACAACGCCCACACCGTTATTTACTTCAAAAGATTTAGTAACCGATCAGGATATACGTTGGTGTCCGGGTTGTGGCGATTATTCAATACTAAAGCAGGTACAGACTGTAATTCCGGAGTTGGGCCTGCCACGCGAACAGATAGTTTTTATTTCCGGTATCGGATGCTCATCACGTTTTCCTTATTATATGGAAACGTATGGTATGCACTCTATTCATGGAAGAGCAACAGCCATTGCCAGCGGACTAAAAGCTGCACGCAAAGACCTTAGTGTTTGGATTGTAACCGGTGATGGTGATTCTATGTCTATCGGTGGAAATCACTTTATACATCTGCTGCGCAGAAACTTTAATGTGAATGTTCTGTTGTTTAACAATCAGATTTATGGACTTACAAAAGGTCAGTATTCGCCAACATCAGAAGCAGGTAAAGTAACTAAGTCAACACCTTTCGGTTCTATTGATCATCCATTTAATCCGGCAGCGTTGGCAATGGGTGCCGATGGAACTTTTGTAGCACGAAGCATGGATCGCGACCCTGTACATTTAAAAGAGATGCTCCGTCAAGCGGCAATGCATAAGGGAACTTCTTTCCTTGAAATTTATCAGAACTGCAACGTATTTAATGATGGTGCATTTGAAGTGTTTACAGAAAAAGCGTCTAAAAAACAAGAAGCACTTTTTGTTGAACATGGCAAACCTTTAGTGTTTGGCCAGAATGGTGAACTTGGAATAAAACTTGATGGATTTAAACCTGTCATCGTTAATCATGCAGAAAAGGGAATCAGCACAAACGACCTATGGATACATGATATGTACGACAGAGTGAAGTCAGGAATTTTAGCACGTTTCTTTGATAACCCCGCTAATGAAGGTCATTTTCCACGCCCATTTGGTATTTTTTATAGAGAAGAAAGAAGTTGCTATGAAGATGATTTGCTGCAACAGGTTGAAGCAGTTATTTCTTCAAAAGGTAAGGGAGATCTTAATAAACTTTTGCGTGGAAATGAAGTTTGGGAAATTCAGTAA
- a CDS encoding DUF5668 domain-containing protein produces MENQKDKSGIEDVREDVWRRFEKDNQRGKIFGGLIIICIGALLFAREAGIYFPSWIFSWPMILIVVGIFLGIKHAFRNMAWMVLVLIGGLFLIRNSFPIFEYRNFIWPVVIILLGLFVIVKPSSRFRRACRRGRFRPQNPQGQYGNYTNIPPSGEDFLEAVAVFGSIKKNIISKDFKGGEVSAVFGGAEINFMQADIQGRVELEVNQVFGGTKLIVPAHWEIKSEIAAVLGSVEDKRPLRNATLTDEKKVLILRGTTVFGGIDINSY; encoded by the coding sequence ATGGAAAATCAAAAAGATAAATCAGGAATTGAAGACGTAAGAGAAGATGTATGGCGCAGATTTGAAAAAGATAATCAGCGTGGTAAAATATTTGGCGGCTTGATAATTATTTGTATTGGTGCATTATTGTTTGCCAGAGAAGCCGGTATTTATTTTCCGTCATGGATTTTTTCATGGCCAATGATATTGATAGTTGTAGGAATTTTTCTGGGTATAAAACATGCATTCCGAAATATGGCATGGATGGTGTTGGTACTTATTGGCGGATTATTTTTGATACGTAACAGTTTTCCTATTTTTGAATATAGAAATTTTATCTGGCCTGTTGTCATCATTTTATTGGGTTTGTTTGTTATTGTTAAGCCTTCTAGCCGTTTTCGCAGAGCCTGCAGACGAGGAAGGTTTCGTCCGCAAAATCCACAAGGTCAATATGGAAACTACACTAATATCCCGCCATCAGGAGAAGATTTTCTGGAAGCAGTTGCAGTTTTCGGAAGTATAAAAAAAAACATCATAAGTAAAGACTTTAAAGGGGGCGAAGTATCGGCTGTGTTTGGTGGTGCAGAAATTAATTTTATGCAAGCAGATATCCAAGGTAGGGTAGAGTTGGAAGTGAATCAGGTTTTTGGAGGAACAAAGCTTATTGTTCCGGCACATTGGGAGATAAAATCAGAAATTGCCGCAGTGTTAGGAAGTGTTGAAGATAAACGCCCGTTGCGCAATGCAACATTAACCGATGAAAAGAAGGTACTCATATTACGAGGTACCACTGTCTTCGGAGGCATTGACATTAATAGTTATTAA
- a CDS encoding alpha/beta hydrolase-fold protein: protein MREESIKYYSPIIGRDFEMLIFGESGIPVIAFPTSMGRHYQNRDFKLIESVATYINDGFIKIYCPDSIDEMSWYNTHIHPSDRVRNHILYDQMILEEVVSRAQKETAHEKVITAGCSFGGYQAINFAFRHPEVVAHTFSMGGAFDIKMHLDGFYDDNVYFNNPPDYLPDLDNEHLFKMGIVLGVGEHDFCIAQNKRLSEIMTKKGMAHWLDIRPGANHDWPVWREMFPSYIEALQTAKV from the coding sequence ATGAGAGAAGAATCAATAAAATATTATTCGCCAATCATTGGTCGCGATTTTGAAATGCTCATTTTCGGAGAAAGTGGTATTCCTGTAATTGCATTTCCAACAAGTATGGGAAGGCACTATCAAAACCGCGATTTCAAGTTAATTGAAAGTGTGGCAACTTATATCAATGATGGCTTTATTAAAATTTATTGTCCTGACAGCATTGATGAGATGAGTTGGTATAACACTCACATTCATCCTTCTGACCGTGTGCGAAATCATATCTTATACGATCAGATGATTTTAGAAGAAGTTGTAAGTCGTGCGCAAAAAGAAACCGCGCATGAAAAAGTAATAACTGCCGGATGTAGTTTTGGCGGTTATCAAGCTATAAACTTTGCATTTCGTCATCCTGAAGTTGTTGCACACACTTTCAGTATGGGTGGAGCTTTTGATATTAAAATGCATCTTGACGGTTTTTACGATGACAATGTTTATTTCAATAACCCACCGGATTATTTGCCCGATTTGGATAACGAGCATTTGTTTAAGATGGGAATAGTTCTTGGCGTAGGCGAACATGATTTTTGTATTGCACAGAACAAACGTCTTTCGGAAATTATGACTAAGAAAGGTATGGCTCATTGGCTCGATATTCGCCCCGGTGCCAACCATGACTGGCCGGTGTGGCGCGAAATGTTTCCGTCATACATTGAAGCATTACAAACAGCAAAGGTTTAG
- a CDS encoding T9SS type A sorting domain-containing protein has product MKIRYTFLLILFVINTSNTFAWWNDILVYNGKPVAQHSLAAKSNGTLYLAVPDSSAGMYSIQLLKSTNDGNTWLPVSNTTGPMATAITKTKMVRTGSDSVYCLYSTTAGVYLLNVETGVIGAFTSSAVADFDAAGSPAGNVIYLFVNEPLNFTIKRYTTLDGGLTWGGSTATVTSSGQTPKVYMSGTRLILNYYGPVNGDPSTSKIRAATYDESVPGTIGAAAFIDIVTNTAVKKKQFKSVYNFNIVWFFFTEGDTSQVIKCRISTDNGNNYGAEQIVAGNNGFSNYNFDACHYEFFGAWGCYLTYYNSNATLPPTPFPMMFTNASLSTPSAFSTPVAYSDFNVVDTPSYHLPAITAFSGTTNDVGVAWIENSGNGNWVYFDRMSASTGIRDITDDGFISGIIFNSDELNIRFVEQLKNKTVIQLSDVTGKIIFQTITDLQENFIAVKTPPLTAGVYLLHVSDGKHAVTKKLLLSK; this is encoded by the coding sequence ATGAAAATACGCTACACATTCTTGTTAATCTTATTTGTCATTAACACATCAAATACATTTGCATGGTGGAACGACATTTTAGTTTACAACGGCAAACCGGTTGCACAACATAGTTTGGCAGCAAAGAGTAATGGCACCTTATATCTTGCAGTGCCTGACAGCAGTGCTGGCATGTATTCCATTCAGTTACTAAAATCAACCAACGATGGAAACACGTGGCTTCCTGTAAGTAATACAACAGGACCAATGGCAACCGCTATAACTAAAACAAAAATGGTGCGAACAGGCAGTGATAGCGTTTATTGTTTGTATAGCACAACTGCCGGTGTGTATTTATTAAATGTAGAAACCGGTGTTATTGGTGCATTTACTTCTTCTGCGGTTGCAGATTTTGATGCAGCAGGTTCACCGGCAGGCAATGTAATTTATTTGTTTGTTAATGAACCCTTAAACTTCACTATAAAACGTTATACAACATTAGATGGTGGATTAACCTGGGGCGGTAGCACGGCAACAGTAACATCGTCCGGACAAACACCTAAAGTATATATGTCAGGTACTCGATTGATATTAAATTATTATGGTCCTGTAAACGGAGATCCTTCTACTTCTAAAATCAGAGCAGCCACTTATGATGAAAGTGTTCCGGGTACAATAGGTGCAGCAGCTTTTATTGATATTGTCACTAATACCGCTGTAAAAAAGAAACAGTTCAAGTCAGTTTACAATTTTAATATTGTTTGGTTTTTCTTTACAGAAGGCGACACTTCACAAGTAATAAAATGTCGTATTAGTACAGATAATGGAAATAATTATGGAGCCGAACAAATAGTTGCCGGTAATAATGGTTTTAGCAACTACAATTTTGATGCCTGTCACTATGAGTTTTTTGGTGCCTGGGGTTGTTATTTAACTTACTATAATTCCAATGCCACACTACCTCCCACACCTTTTCCAATGATGTTTACCAATGCCTCGTTGAGTACGCCATCTGCTTTCAGCACTCCTGTTGCTTACAGTGATTTTAATGTTGTTGATACACCTTCCTATCATTTACCTGCAATTACTGCATTTTCCGGAACTACCAATGATGTTGGTGTAGCATGGATTGAAAACAGCGGTAATGGAAATTGGGTTTACTTTGACAGGATGAGTGCTTCAACAGGAATTCGCGATATTACAGATGATGGGTTTATTTCCGGAATAATATTCAATTCTGATGAACTAAATATTCGTTTTGTTGAACAGCTGAAAAACAAAACTGTAATTCAACTATCTGATGTTACCGGAAAAATAATTTTCCAAACAATTACAGATTTACAAGAAAATTTTATTGCTGTAAAAACACCACCACTAACTGCCGGTGTTTATTTGCTTCATGTTAGTGATGGAAAACATGCTGTAACAAAGAAACTTCTATTAAGTAAGTAA
- a CDS encoding 2-oxoacid:acceptor oxidoreductase subunit alpha yields the protein MSKTNEVLDQVIIKFAGDSGDGMQLTGTQFTNTAALFGNDLSTFPDFPAEIRAPQGTVAGVSGYQLHFGSVNIFTPGDKCDVLVAMNAAALKVNLKNLKDTGTIIANSDGFDPKNLRLAKYPDGQNPIEDGSLEKYNLIVIDVTKMTRAALVDSGLGTKEIDRAKNMFVLGFLYWMYNRSLDNSIKFLEEKFGKKQAILDANIKVLKAGYHYGDTTETFRTRYTVQPAKMKPGVYRNIMGNQATAIGLVAAAQKAGVDIFFGTYPITPASDILHELSKYKSFGIKTFQAEDEIAAVCASIGASFGGSLGVTSSSGPGIALKGEAMGLATMLEIPLVVINVQRGGPSTGLPTKTEQSDLMQALYGRNGEAPIPVISSSSPADCFNAIYESCRIAIEYMTPVIFLSDGYIANGAEPWQFPTADQLKEFKVKYATEKNGEHFLPYKRDEKLARPWAIPGTKGLEHRIGGLEKQHETGNISYDNENHQFMVKMREAKVEKVADSIPLQQLDSGPEKGKLLVVGWGSTYGAIKTACQMARSEGYDVAHAHLTYLKPFPKNFGEMLFKYDKVLMPEMNMGQLSRVVRDKFMIPAISLNKVMGIPFSATEIKEKIVELMK from the coding sequence ATGAGCAAGACAAACGAGGTATTAGATCAGGTAATCATAAAATTTGCCGGTGATTCCGGTGATGGAATGCAGTTAACCGGAACGCAATTTACCAACACAGCCGCACTGTTTGGAAATGACCTAAGTACATTTCCTGATTTTCCGGCAGAAATTCGTGCCCCACAAGGAACAGTTGCAGGTGTTTCGGGCTATCAGTTACATTTTGGTAGTGTAAATATTTTTACTCCGGGAGATAAATGTGATGTGCTTGTGGCTATGAATGCTGCAGCATTAAAAGTAAATCTGAAAAATCTTAAAGACACAGGAACTATCATTGCCAACAGCGATGGGTTTGACCCAAAGAATTTGCGACTTGCAAAATATCCGGATGGTCAGAATCCAATTGAAGATGGCTCGTTAGAAAAGTATAATCTTATAGTGATTGATGTCACTAAAATGACCCGTGCAGCATTGGTTGATTCGGGCTTAGGTACTAAAGAGATAGACCGTGCCAAAAACATGTTTGTGCTTGGTTTTCTCTATTGGATGTACAACCGTTCACTCGACAACAGTATCAAATTTTTGGAAGAAAAATTTGGTAAAAAACAAGCAATCCTCGATGCAAATATCAAAGTATTGAAAGCAGGATATCACTATGGTGATACAACAGAAACTTTCCGTACACGATACACTGTTCAGCCTGCAAAGATGAAACCCGGTGTTTATCGTAACATCATGGGAAATCAGGCAACAGCAATTGGATTGGTTGCCGCTGCACAGAAAGCCGGTGTAGATATATTTTTTGGTACTTATCCTATCACACCTGCATCAGACATTTTACATGAGTTGTCAAAATACAAAAGTTTTGGAATAAAGACTTTTCAGGCTGAAGATGAAATAGCTGCAGTATGTGCTTCAATAGGTGCATCATTTGGTGGCTCTTTAGGGGTTACATCATCTTCAGGTCCCGGTATAGCATTAAAGGGCGAAGCTATGGGACTGGCAACAATGCTTGAAATTCCATTGGTGGTTATTAATGTTCAACGTGGAGGCCCTTCAACCGGATTGCCAACTAAGACAGAACAGAGTGACTTAATGCAGGCACTTTATGGCAGAAATGGAGAAGCACCCATTCCGGTAATTTCATCGTCATCACCGGCAGATTGTTTTAACGCAATTTATGAATCCTGCCGCATAGCTATTGAATATATGACTCCAGTTATTTTTCTTTCTGATGGTTATATAGCTAATGGTGCTGAACCCTGGCAATTTCCTACTGCCGATCAGTTAAAGGAATTCAAAGTGAAATATGCAACTGAAAAAAATGGAGAGCATTTTCTTCCTTATAAACGTGATGAAAAGTTAGCACGACCATGGGCAATACCCGGTACAAAAGGTTTAGAGCATCGCATAGGTGGTCTTGAAAAACAACATGAAACCGGAAATATCAGCTACGACAACGAAAACCATCAGTTTATGGTTAAAATGCGTGAAGCTAAGGTAGAGAAAGTGGCAGATAGCATTCCTTTACAACAGTTAGACAGTGGACCGGAAAAAGGTAAACTACTTGTTGTAGGTTGGGGAAGCACCTATGGTGCAATTAAAACGGCTTGTCAGATGGCGCGCAGCGAAGGATATGATGTGGCGCATGCACATCTTACCTACCTCAAGCCATTCCCAAAGAATTTCGGTGAAATGTTGTTCAAATATGACAAAGTGTTGATGCCTGAAATGAACATGGGGCAACTTTCCAGAGTTGTAAGAGATAAATTTATGATACCTGCAATCAGCCTTAATAAAGTAATGGGAATACCGTTTTCCGCAACTGAAATTAAGGAAAAGATTGTTGAATTAATGAAATAA
- a CDS encoding M13 family metallopeptidase encodes MRLSITLLTVAIVAVACNNSKTPVQTHDELVQHIDSSIRPGDDFFMFANGRWFARNPIPASERSNGIFRTINDTINATILQICQTAAGNTNDKGSLKQKIGDYYYSGMDTISIDKAGIAPLHEYFSEIEQIKSFDDVMMVAAHFHRISASPLFGFYVNSDDMISSKNAVFLSQGGLGLPDRDYYFNNDERTKKVREAYPEHLKKMFELSGYDEKKATDAAADVYSVELALAKVSRKMEDLRDPFKNYNKTSVKELQEKLKFVPMQTFFSGLGMNMPDTVIVGQPEFFTYLNLATQQFGIEIWKNYLRWHLLRGLAPYLNTEIEKQNFSFYGTLLNGVKEQRPRWKRVVEDTDGQLGELVGQIYVEQYLPKGTKEKLMEIGNAVKEVYRKRISSLDWMSDATKTKAIAKLDAMIMKVGYPDKWKDMSALEVDRTSYVKNVIRANAWHFDYMKNKYGKPVDRTEWSMTPQTYNAYYNPSNNEIVVPACNITVPGYEKTLADDAILYSIIGGSTFGHEFTHGFDDQGSKYDQFGNLNNWWTTEDSIRFYAKTGAVVNQYNHYLVIDSLYINGDMTQGENIADIGGVAMGLEAFKQTKQFKENQTIAGLNPMQRFFLGYAYAWMVNMRPEALATRVLTDVHSPAKFRVIGPLVNMPEFYATFDVKAGDKIFLPENERVHIW; translated from the coding sequence ATGCGGTTATCAATTACTTTATTAACTGTTGCAATAGTTGCTGTTGCATGTAATAATTCAAAAACACCTGTACAAACTCATGATGAGTTGGTACAACACATTGACAGCAGTATTCGTCCCGGTGACGATTTTTTTATGTTTGCAAATGGACGATGGTTTGCCCGAAATCCAATTCCTGCAAGTGAACGTAGCAATGGTATTTTCAGGACTATTAACGACACCATCAACGCAACAATTTTACAGATTTGTCAAACGGCTGCCGGAAATACAAATGACAAAGGGAGCCTAAAGCAAAAAATTGGTGATTATTATTATAGCGGTATGGATACCATCAGTATTGACAAGGCCGGAATTGCACCACTGCATGAATATTTTTCAGAAATAGAACAGATAAAATCATTTGACGATGTGATGATGGTGGCAGCACATTTTCATAGAATTTCTGCTTCGCCACTTTTTGGTTTTTATGTAAACTCTGACGATATGATCAGCTCAAAGAATGCTGTTTTCTTATCGCAAGGTGGATTGGGCTTGCCTGATCGCGATTATTATTTTAATAACGATGAAAGAACAAAGAAAGTCAGAGAGGCATATCCTGAACATTTAAAGAAGATGTTTGAGTTGAGCGGCTATGATGAAAAGAAAGCAACCGATGCCGCTGCTGACGTTTACTCAGTAGAGTTAGCGTTGGCAAAAGTCAGCCGTAAGATGGAAGATTTGCGTGATCCATTTAAGAATTATAACAAGACATCAGTAAAAGAGTTGCAAGAGAAGTTGAAGTTTGTGCCGATGCAGACATTTTTCAGTGGTTTAGGAATGAATATGCCTGATACGGTTATTGTTGGTCAGCCCGAATTTTTTACTTATCTCAATCTTGCCACACAACAGTTTGGAATTGAAATCTGGAAAAATTATTTGCGCTGGCATTTATTACGTGGACTTGCACCTTACTTAAATACTGAGATTGAAAAACAGAATTTTAGTTTCTATGGGACATTATTAAATGGCGTAAAGGAACAACGCCCAAGATGGAAGAGGGTAGTTGAGGACACCGATGGGCAACTGGGTGAGTTGGTAGGACAGATTTATGTGGAGCAATATCTTCCAAAAGGAACTAAAGAAAAGTTGATGGAAATAGGTAATGCTGTAAAAGAAGTTTATCGCAAACGTATAAGCAGTCTTGACTGGATGAGTGATGCCACAAAAACAAAAGCAATTGCAAAGCTCGATGCCATGATTATGAAAGTAGGCTATCCCGATAAGTGGAAAGATATGAGTGCTTTGGAAGTTGATAGAACATCGTATGTGAAAAATGTGATACGCGCCAATGCCTGGCATTTCGACTATATGAAAAACAAATATGGAAAACCTGTGGACAGAACAGAGTGGAGTATGACGCCACAAACATATAATGCCTACTACAATCCATCCAATAATGAAATTGTTGTTCCCGCATGCAATATTACAGTGCCTGGCTATGAGAAAACATTAGCTGACGATGCAATTCTCTACAGCATCATTGGAGGAAGCACATTTGGTCATGAGTTCACCCATGGTTTTGATGATCAGGGAAGCAAGTACGATCAGTTTGGAAATTTAAATAACTGGTGGACTACTGAAGACAGCATTCGTTTTTATGCAAAGACAGGTGCCGTTGTAAATCAATACAATCATTATCTTGTGATTGATAGTTTGTATATTAATGGTGATATGACACAGGGTGAAAACATTGCCGACATTGGCGGTGTTGCAATGGGTCTTGAAGCATTCAAACAAACCAAGCAGTTTAAAGAAAATCAAACAATAGCAGGGCTTAATCCTATGCAACGTTTTTTTCTCGGCTATGCCTATGCATGGATGGTAAACATGCGTCCGGAAGCATTAGCAACAAGAGTGCTTACTGATGTGCATTCACCGGCTAAATTCAGAGTTATTGGCCCTTTGGTGAATATGCCGGAATTTTATGCTACTTTTGATGTAAAAGCAGGAGATAAAATTTTCCTTCCGGAAAATGAGCGTGTACATATCTGGTAG
- a CDS encoding DUF4288 domain-containing protein translates to MYYIAKVIYQIVISGSKNNQFDEQLLIIKAQTIADAYLKARAIGAEKQHEFINDKKNPVTWKMIDVADITPVESPEHGSVVYSQVIEEDSESFIDFVKRKALTLQTQSLLFA, encoded by the coding sequence ATGTATTATATAGCGAAAGTAATTTATCAGATAGTTATCAGTGGAAGTAAAAATAATCAGTTTGATGAGCAGCTTTTAATTATTAAAGCACAAACTATTGCCGATGCTTATTTGAAAGCACGTGCAATAGGAGCAGAAAAACAACATGAGTTTATTAATGATAAAAAGAATCCTGTTACATGGAAAATGATTGATGTTGCAGATATTACACCTGTTGAATCACCCGAGCATGGTTCTGTTGTATATTCGCAAGTTATAGAAGAAGACTCAGAATCGTTTATAGATTTTGTTAAACGAAAAGCACTGACGCTTCAAACACAATCACTTCTGTTTGCCTGA